A region from the uncultured Stenotrophomonas sp. genome encodes:
- a CDS encoding TfoX C-terminal domain family, translated as MSTLKLRNIGPKSAAWLRQVGLRSAEDLAAAGAVGAFVKVRRAGFKPSLNLLYSLEGALLGCHWQEVPEPRRQQLVAEYEAAAGALSAVPSAQRPGPVREHHVQAEATVEEAGEPHFDENP; from the coding sequence GTGAGCACGTTGAAGCTGCGCAACATCGGCCCGAAGAGCGCGGCATGGCTGCGCCAGGTGGGCCTGCGCAGCGCCGAGGACCTGGCCGCGGCCGGTGCGGTCGGCGCCTTCGTCAAGGTGCGCCGCGCCGGCTTCAAGCCCAGCCTCAACCTGCTCTATTCGCTGGAAGGGGCATTGCTCGGCTGCCATTGGCAGGAAGTGCCCGAGCCGCGCCGCCAGCAACTGGTCGCCGAGTACGAGGCCGCGGCCGGCGCACTGTCGGCCGTGCCCAGCGCGCAGCGGCCCGGCCCGGTGCGGGAGCACCACGTGCAGGCCGAAGCCACAGTGGAAGAAGCCGGCGAACCCCATTTCGATGAGAACCCGTAG
- a CDS encoding Cobalamin synthase (fragment) → MGRSYGLLLAAFTAFVAWPLLLALLLVPLVAFYWRHRLGGISGDCLGASVEVTESLLLLALVLVG, encoded by the coding sequence TTGGGGCGATCGTACGGGCTGCTGCTGGCGGCGTTCACCGCGTTCGTGGCCTGGCCGTTGCTGCTGGCCTTGCTGCTGGTGCCGCTGGTTGCCTTCTACTGGCGGCACCGGCTGGGCGGCATTTCCGGCGATTGCCTCGGTGCCAGCGTCGAGGTCACCGAAAGCCTGCTGCTGCTGGCATTGGTACTGGTGGGGTAG
- a CDS encoding conserved hypothetical protein (Evidence 4 : Homologs of previously reported genes of unknown function) — protein sequence MILDLMRHASTGRRGHLDGRTDPPLLDGAVDALLQRHGGGRWSRVIASPRRRALDTATALLAGRDLFCEIHPDWAELDFGDWDGRRYDEIPAEQLAGLYDAPHAQVPPNGESWQQFRSRIEVQIQRLLDEDEGGDPVLVVSHAGVLRLAVSCVCGMPLAALWALRIDYGTRLRLRVERDDDGRLWGELLELCQP from the coding sequence GCCGCACCGATCCGCCGCTGCTCGACGGCGCGGTGGATGCGCTGCTGCAGCGGCACGGCGGCGGCCGCTGGAGCCGGGTGATTGCCTCGCCGCGCCGGCGTGCGCTGGATACCGCCACTGCGCTGTTGGCCGGCCGCGACCTGTTCTGCGAAATCCACCCGGACTGGGCCGAGCTGGACTTCGGCGACTGGGACGGCCGCCGCTACGACGAGATCCCCGCCGAGCAACTGGCCGGGTTGTACGACGCGCCGCATGCGCAGGTGCCGCCCAATGGCGAGAGCTGGCAGCAGTTCCGCTCGCGCATCGAAGTGCAGATACAGCGCTTGCTCGATGAGGACGAAGGTGGCGACCCGGTGCTGGTGGTCAGCCATGCCGGCGTGCTGCGGCTGGCGGTGTCGTGCGTGTGCGGCATGCCGCTGGCGGCGCTGTGGGCGCTGCGCATCGACTACGGCACGCGCCTGCGCCTGCGCGTGGAGCGTGACGACGATGGCCGGCTGTGGGGCGAACTGCTGGAGCTGTGCCAGCCATGA
- a CDS encoding conserved hypothetical protein (Evidence 4 : Homologs of previously reported genes of unknown function), whose translation MVGPFQGLPACVRIPLHKGVCGAAASSGQTQRVEDVNAFPGHIACDSASRSELVVPLFHDGKLVGVFDIDSPVPARFDADDQAGLEAIAGVFVGALQ comes from the coding sequence GTGGTCGGCCCATTCCAGGGCTTGCCGGCCTGCGTGCGCATTCCGCTGCACAAGGGCGTGTGCGGCGCAGCGGCCAGCAGCGGCCAGACCCAGCGGGTCGAGGACGTCAACGCCTTCCCCGGCCACATCGCCTGCGACTCGGCCTCGCGCTCGGAGCTGGTGGTGCCGCTGTTCCACGACGGCAAGCTGGTCGGCGTGTTCGACATCGACAGCCCGGTCCCCGCGCGCTTCGATGCCGACGACCAGGCCGGGCTGGAGGCCATCGCCGGCGTGTTCGTCGGGGCCTTGCAGTGA